In Jeotgalibaca arthritidis, a single genomic region encodes these proteins:
- a CDS encoding F0F1 ATP synthase subunit epsilon, with protein sequence MAILNVNVITPEGIIFQHHAKEVHAESTDGGITILPNHTPIILPLKIGELRVTRVTDDFQQNYIAINGGIMEVRDNEVNIIANTAERARDIDIDRAEIAKKKAEQKMMKARDEKNQMEFQRARVALSRAINRIGVSEKRI encoded by the coding sequence ATGGCTATTTTGAATGTGAATGTAATTACACCAGAAGGTATTATCTTTCAGCATCATGCCAAAGAGGTACATGCTGAATCAACAGATGGTGGCATTACCATTTTGCCGAATCACACGCCGATTATTTTGCCGCTAAAGATTGGGGAGTTAAGAGTAACCCGTGTGACGGATGACTTTCAACAAAACTATATTGCAATTAACGGAGGAATCATGGAAGTCCGTGATAACGAAGTCAATATTATTGCCAATACAGCGGAACGTGCGAGAGATATTGATATTGATCGTGCTGAAATAGCTAAGAAAAAAGCCGAGCAAAAAATGATGAAAGCTAGAGACGAGAAAAACCAAATGGAGTTTCAAAGAGCAAGAGTTGCTCTTTCTAGAGCAATTAACCGTATAGGCGTCTCTGAAAAAAGAATATAA
- the murA gene encoding UDP-N-acetylglucosamine 1-carboxyvinyltransferase, whose amino-acid sequence MEKMIVRGGNRLVGTVKVDGAKNAVLPIVAATILASKGKTTLKNVPILSDVYTINNVLRNINIDVDFNEEERTIELDATGDVSWEAPFEYVSKMRASIVVMGPLLGRLGKAKVALPGGCAIGTRPIDLHLKGFEAMGATIKIENGFVEAYADKLKGARIYMDFPSVGATQNLMMGAVFAEGTTTLENAAREPEIVDLANFLNRMGARVYGAGTETIRIEGVEELHAVEHSIIPDRIEAGTFMVAAAVSNGDVFVEDAIAEHNKPLISKLKEMGVTIQEKENGIQVIGPKQLKSTDVKTMPHPGFPTDMQAQMTIAQLVSQGTSTMTETVFENRFMHLEELRRMNANFKIEGQTVLLYGNSAFQGAEVAATDLRAAAALIIAGLVSEGYTRVTNLKHLDRGYYGFDAKLRGLGAEIERVNEEDHVLSSADLDALFVAN is encoded by the coding sequence ATGGAAAAAATGATTGTTCGAGGCGGTAATCGTCTTGTAGGAACTGTAAAAGTAGATGGCGCTAAAAATGCTGTGTTACCTATTGTGGCTGCAACAATTTTAGCCTCTAAGGGAAAAACAACTCTTAAAAACGTTCCTATTTTATCTGATGTTTATACAATTAATAATGTATTGAGAAATATAAATATTGATGTTGATTTCAATGAAGAGGAACGTACAATTGAATTGGATGCAACTGGCGACGTTAGTTGGGAAGCGCCATTCGAATATGTTAGCAAAATGAGAGCATCTATTGTTGTAATGGGACCGTTGTTGGGTCGTTTAGGGAAAGCTAAAGTAGCACTTCCAGGCGGTTGTGCAATTGGAACCCGTCCAATTGATTTGCACTTAAAAGGTTTCGAAGCAATGGGAGCAACCATTAAAATTGAAAATGGCTTTGTTGAAGCGTATGCTGACAAATTAAAGGGCGCGCGTATTTATATGGACTTCCCAAGCGTTGGGGCAACTCAAAACTTGATGATGGGCGCTGTCTTTGCTGAAGGAACAACAACATTAGAAAATGCGGCACGCGAACCTGAAATTGTAGATTTAGCTAATTTCTTGAACCGCATGGGTGCACGCGTTTACGGAGCAGGAACAGAAACAATTCGTATTGAAGGTGTTGAAGAATTGCATGCTGTAGAACACAGCATTATTCCTGACCGTATTGAAGCAGGTACATTTATGGTAGCTGCTGCAGTCAGTAATGGAGATGTTTTCGTAGAAGACGCAATTGCTGAACATAACAAACCATTGATTTCTAAATTGAAAGAGATGGGTGTTACTATTCAAGAGAAAGAAAATGGTATTCAAGTTATTGGACCAAAACAGTTGAAATCAACTGACGTGAAGACGATGCCACATCCAGGTTTTCCAACGGATATGCAAGCGCAAATGACAATTGCTCAACTTGTTTCTCAAGGAACAAGTACGATGACAGAGACCGTTTTTGAGAACCGCTTCATGCACTTAGAAGAATTAAGACGCATGAATGCTAACTTTAAAATCGAAGGACAAACAGTGCTATTATACGGTAACTCTGCATTCCAAGGCGCAGAAGTAGCAGCAACTGACTTACGTGCAGCAGCAGCTTTGATTATTGCTGGTTTAGTCTCTGAGGGCTATACGCGCGTAACAAACTTAAAACATTTAGACCGTGGTTATTACGGATTTGATGCTAAATTAAGAGGGCTAGGTGCTGAGATTGAACGTGTGAACGAAGAAGATCATGTTCTTTCAAGTGCAGACTTAGATGCCTTATTTGTAGCAAATTAA
- a CDS encoding DUF1146 family protein, with amino-acid sequence MNSLFVFGLLELFSHMLFIFLSFYAMKAVRIESWIRKNHVPEARVLYVLLSIALGYTCSSFFLDFLQISRSLSLLITN; translated from the coding sequence ATGAACAGTTTATTTGTGTTTGGTCTATTGGAGCTATTTTCTCATATGTTATTTATTTTTTTGTCTTTTTATGCTATGAAAGCAGTAAGAATAGAAAGTTGGATTCGAAAAAACCACGTCCCTGAAGCGAGAGTATTATATGTCTTGCTGTCAATTGCGTTAGGTTATACATGCAGCTCATTCTTTCTAGACTTTCTTCAAATATCTAGAAGCCTATCCTTATTAATAACAAACTAA
- the atpD gene encoding F0F1 ATP synthase subunit beta, whose protein sequence is MRTGHIVQVVGPVVDVLFPLDNEQPDINNALLVDKKKLDGTIETITLEVVLQLGEGVVRTISMQSTDGLQRGLEVIDTAHPIKVPVGQETLGRVFNVLGQPIDLKEDFADDYPRESIHKEAPKYDELSSSYEILETGIKVIDLLAPYLKGGKIGLFGGAGVGKTVLIQELIHNVADQHGGISVFTGVGERTREGNDLYHEMQESGVGKRTAMVFGQMNEPPGARMRVALTGLTMAEYFRDQEKQDVLLFIDNIYRFTQAGSEISALLGRMPSAVGYQPTLATEMGQLQERITSTNDGSITSIQAIYVPADDYTDPAPATTFAHLDATTNLERRLTQQGIYPAVDPLASSSSALSPDIVGEEHYEIATQVQQILQRYRELQDIIAILGMDELSDAEKTLVGRARRIQFFLSQNFHVAEAFTGVPGSFVPVKETVKGFKGIVEGKYDQVPEEAFRNVGSIEDVLKKAESLGYKGV, encoded by the coding sequence CCATTACACTAGAGGTCGTTCTGCAACTTGGTGAAGGGGTTGTCCGCACAATCTCGATGCAATCTACTGATGGCTTACAACGAGGGTTAGAAGTAATTGATACAGCTCATCCAATTAAGGTACCAGTTGGTCAAGAAACACTCGGCCGAGTATTTAATGTATTAGGACAACCGATCGACTTAAAAGAAGATTTTGCAGATGATTATCCGCGTGAATCTATTCATAAAGAAGCACCGAAATATGATGAATTAAGTAGTAGTTATGAAATTCTTGAAACAGGAATTAAAGTTATCGACCTACTAGCGCCATATTTAAAAGGTGGGAAAATTGGGTTGTTTGGTGGAGCGGGTGTTGGTAAAACCGTTCTAATCCAAGAATTGATTCATAATGTGGCTGACCAACATGGTGGGATTTCCGTCTTTACTGGTGTTGGAGAGCGTACGCGTGAAGGGAACGACCTTTACCATGAAATGCAAGAATCTGGTGTAGGTAAACGTACCGCTATGGTGTTTGGTCAAATGAACGAACCACCTGGCGCTCGTATGCGTGTAGCCTTAACAGGTTTAACGATGGCAGAGTATTTCCGTGATCAAGAGAAACAGGATGTACTATTATTTATTGATAATATTTACCGTTTCACGCAAGCTGGTTCAGAAATTTCTGCATTATTAGGAAGAATGCCGTCAGCCGTTGGTTATCAACCAACCTTGGCGACTGAAATGGGGCAACTACAGGAACGTATTACGTCAACAAACGATGGCTCAATCACATCAATCCAAGCGATTTATGTACCAGCCGATGACTATACTGACCCTGCTCCAGCAACAACATTTGCCCATTTGGATGCAACAACTAACTTGGAACGTCGCTTAACACAACAAGGGATTTATCCTGCAGTTGATCCATTGGCATCATCTTCAAGTGCCTTGTCTCCTGATATTGTTGGAGAAGAACACTATGAAATTGCTACACAAGTTCAACAAATTTTACAACGCTACCGTGAATTGCAAGATATTATTGCGATTTTAGGGATGGACGAATTGTCAGATGCAGAGAAGACTTTAGTAGGGCGTGCGCGTCGTATTCAATTCTTCCTCTCGCAAAACTTCCACGTAGCAGAGGCATTTACAGGCGTTCCTGGGTCGTTTGTACCAGTTAAGGAAACCGTTAAAGGATTCAAAGGTATTGTAGAAGGTAAATATGACCAAGTCCCAGAAGAAGCATTCCGAAACGTGGGTTCCATTGAGGATGTTCTAAAAAAAGCAGAAAGCTTAGGGTATAAAGGGGTGTAG